In Arthrobacter sp. Marseille-P9274, the sequence GAGTTTGGTGGACAGGGTCGGGATGTAGCCGCCGACCACCTTGTCCTTGGCGTGGGTCAGTGCCGGGGCGGCCTTGTCCAGCGTGACCTGGAGGCGCGGGGCCGCGTCGTCGACGATCTGGGAGATCTTCGGAGCGATCTTCTCCAGTTCTTCCTGGATCTTCGGAGTCACGGTTGTGACGCCCAGCGAAAGCTCATGCGCAGCCTTCTGGATTCCTTCCTGAATCCGCGGGGACGCGGTCTCGATGCCCTTCTCAATGCGGGGCACGGCCCAGTTCCGGGCTGCTACCACTCGGGGTGCGGCCCACCCTTTCGCGTTTTCCACCCCGATGACCACGGTGCCTTCAAGGTCACGGGCAATTCGTTCGTTTCTCTTCACTACTACCTCCCGGAGATGGCAACGGTTCTTTCTTAGCCTACGTTGTGCCCCGCGGAGGTGCTATGCACCGCACGGAATATTCGGGAGTTTCACTGAGCGCGGAACCGTCGGACAGAGGATGATTCCCGCGTCTTGCGTGGAAGAATGAGCCTATGACTGCTATTCCCACAGCCAAAGCCACTATCCACACGAACCACGGCGACATCGTGGTCAACCTGTTCGGCAATCACGCGCCCAAGACCGTGAAGAACTTCATCGGACTGGCCACGGGCGAGATCACATGGAAGCACCCGGCTACGGGCGAGGAATCCAACGCGCCCCTGTATGACGGCGTGATTTTCCACCGCATCATCAAGGACTTCATGCTGCAGGGCGGCGACCCGCTCGGCCAGGGTGTCGGCGGCCCCGGTTACCAGTTCGACGACGAAATCAATCCCGACCTCGACTTCACCCAGCCGTACAAGCTGGCCATGGCGAATGCAGGAATCCAGGGCGGCCGCGGCACCAACGGCTCCCAGTTCTTCATCACGACCGCGCCGACGACCTGGCTGCAGGGCAAGCACACCATCTTCGGCGACGTGGCGGACGAAGCTTCCCGCGCCGTCGTCGACAAGATCAACAACGTTGCCACGGACATGCGCGACAAGCCGCTCGAAGACGTGGTTATCAACAACATCAGCGTCGAGAAGCTCTAGCCACCTCTTTGTCCCCGCCCCGTCTTCCATGACCGGGCGGGGACAACTTTTTGCAGGAGAACTTTCCCATGTCCTTTGGAATGCAGGCGCAGCCACCGACGTCGGCGGTCCCCGTGTGTCCCCGCCACCCCGACCGGGTTTCGTACGTGCGTTGCCAGCGGTGCGGCCGACCGGCCTGCCCGGAGTGCCAGCGCAGCGCCGCGGTCGGAGTCCAGTGCGTCGACTGCGTGCGGGAAGCCTCCCGCAGCATTCCTGTGACCCGCACGGTGTACGGCGGAGCCGTCGCTCCGGGGAGGCCACTGGTTACGATCGTGCTGATTGCGATGTGCGCCGGGGCCTACCTTATGCAGTGGCTGGTGCCAGGCTTCACGGAGATGTTCTGGTACGCCCCGCTCTACACCTTGCCTAACCCCGTCTACGACGCCGAGCCGTGGCGCATGCTCACCAGCGCGTTCCTGCATTCCCAGGGATTCTTCCTGCACATTGCCTTCAACATGTATGCCCTGTGGATCCTCGGCAGCCATCTCGAACCGCTGCTCGGCCGCGCCCGGTTCCTGGCCCTGTACCTGCTTTCCGCTATCGGTGGATCCGTCGCCGTCCTGCTGTTGTCTTCGCCGAATGTTCCCGTCCTTGGAGCCTCCGGGGCGGTCTTCGGCCTCTTCGGCGCGCTGTTCATTGTCCAGCGGCAGCGCGGCGGAGAGGTTAAGTCGCTGCTGATCCTGATCGGCATCAACGTGGTGCTGGGCTTCGTGGTCTCCGGCATCTCCTGGCAGGCCCACCTGGGCGGCCTGGTCACAGGGACGCTGGCGGCGCTCGTCCTGGCCTACGCGCCGCGGGGCAAGAACCGGACGCTCCTGCAGAGCGGCGGCCTCGTGCTTCTGTTCCTGATCCTGGCGGGCGTGACCGCCTTCACCGCGAGCGGTTAGGAGCGGGGCCCTGCGGCCGGTCTGCACATTGCCCTTTGGGCGGTGCAGGCCGGCCGTTCTTTTTAAGCCGGGCGACTGGACCTGTTTCTCCCCCGGGCAGCGTGCGGCGGCTCTATTTGAGACCTTCTCCCGGGGTTATCCACATGGTGTGTCCACAGCGGGGATAACTTACACACATGTCATTCCACACGTGTGGAAACCGTCGTGGCGGCGATTAAGGCGTGGAAGTGATCTTCACCAGCCCAAGTTATGCACTCCTGTGGAAAACTCTGTGCACAAGTGTGAACAAGATGGAGCGGGTACTGCAGGGCGCCGCCCTGTCGCGCCATTGCTGGAACGTCGTCTTTGGTGCTGCTCAGATGGGGGGCGCTCGCCGCGCTTCTGATCGGGCCCTTGAGTCGGGTCTCCGGGCCACTCGTTCGAATCGCACTCCGTCACACTTGCGGGGCAGTTCAGGGCATCTACACGTTTGGGAGGCGCGGCTGTGGAGAGCTCCTGCCAGGCGGACCAGCGGAAGCGTTAGGCGGCTTCCACAGACCGCCTGCGGGCGCCTGACCGTCCACAGCCCCGCCGGGATCGGACGTGCGGGATCGGACACGCTTCCACAGTCCCGGCGCGTTTGAATCTTCATGGAGGGCTGGAGGGCTGGAGGGCTGGAGGGCTGGCGGGAAAGCCGGGCCCGCCTCGCATGTACGAAGTGCGGCCCTGGGAAGCTGTGGGAATCGAGAAAGCCTGAGTCGCTGGTTTTGGCGAGGGAGCCCACGTTCCCGAGCCTTCGCAACCAAGTCCGGGCAGGACTGCCTGTCAATTTGCCACCTTGAAATGGCCGATTCCAGTGAGTCCCCGACTGGATTTCCCCAGCCGACTTCACATCTGTGGATAGTTATCCACACGAGTTATGCACAGAGTGGAAAACTTACACTTCTGTAGTTTCCCCTCCGAGTCGCTCTATCGGGCCCTAGAAGCCGATCTTGGGACTAAGGTCCTCCAGAGTTTTGCACCGCTGTGGATAACTCTGTGCACATCTGTGCAAACTACATGTCTTGAGAACTCTCGGTTCGTAGACCGCTGAATGCAGTGAGCGGAACGCTGGGAATTCCTTCATCCGAACATGACGTGTGCGAACGGACCGAGGGTGCGCAGCGGGAGGAACGGAGCCAGGGAACTCGGGTGCAGAAGGCCGACATTCGGGAAACATTGGCATAACAATCGGAAATGTGACGGGGTGGGCCTGTCCGATCCGGTAACGTGGAACAACCAGTGTCCGGCTCGACCAGCCGGATCCTCCAGACGGTCGCCGGCGGAACCGGGCGGCGGTCGAGCAAGTAACGCTGTGCGTACCGCATCTGAGGACAGCCGCCAGCCGCGGCTCCTGCCAGGTAGAGGAACAGCCCTCCTGTACTTCGAGCCGTATGCACGCGCC encodes:
- a CDS encoding rhomboid family intramembrane serine protease; translated protein: MTRTVYGGAVAPGRPLVTIVLIAMCAGAYLMQWLVPGFTEMFWYAPLYTLPNPVYDAEPWRMLTSAFLHSQGFFLHIAFNMYALWILGSHLEPLLGRARFLALYLLSAIGGSVAVLLLSSPNVPVLGASGAVFGLFGALFIVQRQRGGEVKSLLILIGINVVLGFVVSGISWQAHLGGLVTGTLAALVLAYAPRGKNRTLLQSGGLVLLFLILAGVTAFTASG
- a CDS encoding peptidylprolyl isomerase; protein product: MTAIPTAKATIHTNHGDIVVNLFGNHAPKTVKNFIGLATGEITWKHPATGEESNAPLYDGVIFHRIIKDFMLQGGDPLGQGVGGPGYQFDDEINPDLDFTQPYKLAMANAGIQGGRGTNGSQFFITTAPTTWLQGKHTIFGDVADEASRAVVDKINNVATDMRDKPLEDVVINNISVEKL